A window from Canis lupus baileyi chromosome 4, mCanLup2.hap1, whole genome shotgun sequence encodes these proteins:
- the KCNIP1 gene encoding A-type potassium channel modulatory protein KCNIP1 isoform X2 has translation MGAVMGTFSSLQTKQRRPSKDIAWWYYQYQRDKIEDELEMTMVCHRPEGLEQLEAQTNFTKRELQVLYRGFKNECPSGVVNEETFKQIYAQFFPHGDASMYAHYLFHAFDTTQTGSVKFEDFVTALSILLRGTVHEKLRWTFNLYDINKDGYINKEEMMDIVKAIYDMMGKYTYPVLKEDTPRQHVDVFFQKMDKNKDGIVTLDEFLESCQEDDNIMRSLQLFQNVM, from the exons ACATCGCCTGGTGGTATTACCAGTATCAGAGAG ATAAGATTGAAGATGAGTTGGAGATGACCATGGTTTGCCATCGGCCAGAGGGACTGGAGCAGCTTGAGGCCCAGACCAACTTTACCAAGAGGGAGCTGCAAGTCCTTTATCGAGGCTTCAAAAAT GAGTGCCCCAGTGGTGTGGTCAATGAAGAAACATTCAAACAAATCTACGCTCAGTTTTTTCCCCATGGAG ATGCCAGCATGTATGCCCATTACCTCTTCCACGCCTTCGACACCACCCAGACAGGCTCCGTGAAGTTCGAG GACTTTGTAACTGCTCTGTCAATTTTACTGAGAGGAACCGTCCATGAGAAGCTAAGGTGGACATTTAATTTGTATGACATCAATAAAGATGGATACATAAACAAAGAG GAAATGATGGACATTGTCAAAGCCATCTATGACATGATGGGGAAATACACATACCCTGTGCTCAAAGAAGACACTCCAAGGCAGCATGTAGATGTCTTCTTCCAG aaaatggataaaaataaagatggcaTCGTGACTTTAGACGAATTTCTTGAATCCTGCCAAGAG gaTGACAACATCATGAGGTCCCTCCAACTATTCCAAAATGTCATGTAA
- the KCNIP1 gene encoding A-type potassium channel modulatory protein KCNIP1 isoform X4 — MGAVMGTFSSLQTKQRRPSKDKIEDELEMTMVCHRPEGLEQLEAQTNFTKRELQVLYRGFKNECPSGVVNEETFKQIYAQFFPHGDASMYAHYLFHAFDTTQTGSVKFEDFVTALSILLRGTVHEKLRWTFNLYDINKDGYINKEEMMDIVKAIYDMMGKYTYPVLKEDTPRQHVDVFFQKMDKNKDGIVTLDEFLESCQEDDNIMRSLQLFQNVM; from the exons ATAAGATTGAAGATGAGTTGGAGATGACCATGGTTTGCCATCGGCCAGAGGGACTGGAGCAGCTTGAGGCCCAGACCAACTTTACCAAGAGGGAGCTGCAAGTCCTTTATCGAGGCTTCAAAAAT GAGTGCCCCAGTGGTGTGGTCAATGAAGAAACATTCAAACAAATCTACGCTCAGTTTTTTCCCCATGGAG ATGCCAGCATGTATGCCCATTACCTCTTCCACGCCTTCGACACCACCCAGACAGGCTCCGTGAAGTTCGAG GACTTTGTAACTGCTCTGTCAATTTTACTGAGAGGAACCGTCCATGAGAAGCTAAGGTGGACATTTAATTTGTATGACATCAATAAAGATGGATACATAAACAAAGAG GAAATGATGGACATTGTCAAAGCCATCTATGACATGATGGGGAAATACACATACCCTGTGCTCAAAGAAGACACTCCAAGGCAGCATGTAGATGTCTTCTTCCAG aaaatggataaaaataaagatggcaTCGTGACTTTAGACGAATTTCTTGAATCCTGCCAAGAG gaTGACAACATCATGAGGTCCCTCCAACTATTCCAAAATGTCATGTAA